One stretch of Nitrososphaerota archaeon DNA includes these proteins:
- the asd gene encoding aspartate-semialdehyde dehydrogenase — protein sequence MMKKRVAILGATGAVGQEFLLSLENHPWFDVTQLAASERSAGKKYIEAIRDPNSGIVKWQVGGDVPKYARDMPVVAINDVKVSELDLVFSAIEDEAARDIETKFAKDVPVVSTSSAYRYEEDVPILIPGINDDHVELIEQQKKNRNWKGYVLPLPNCTTTGLVITMKPLYENYGAKRVIMTSMQAISGAGRSPGVSALDVTDNLIPYIPKEENKVRVETAKILGKLKDGKIEPANIKVSCTCTRVPVIDGHTESVFVETSMPAKAEDVRHSIEEFSNHISVTGLPSAPKDYLVVHQDPTRPQPRIDRHLNDGMTTSMGRLEEDQIFDNGLKYVLFSHNKKMGSAKGAVLLAEMLYKKGKI from the coding sequence TTGATGAAGAAGCGCGTAGCAATCTTGGGCGCAACAGGCGCCGTAGGGCAGGAATTCCTCTTATCCCTAGAGAACCACCCATGGTTTGATGTGACCCAACTTGCGGCATCTGAGAGATCTGCAGGCAAAAAATACATCGAGGCTATTCGCGATCCTAACTCCGGCATAGTAAAATGGCAAGTAGGTGGGGATGTTCCAAAATATGCACGTGACATGCCAGTAGTAGCAATTAATGATGTCAAAGTATCAGAATTAGACTTGGTCTTCTCAGCAATAGAAGATGAGGCAGCTCGAGACATTGAGACCAAATTTGCCAAAGATGTTCCAGTGGTATCAACGTCATCTGCATACAGATATGAAGAGGATGTGCCAATCTTGATTCCTGGAATCAATGACGACCACGTTGAGCTAATCGAGCAGCAAAAAAAGAACAGAAACTGGAAGGGCTATGTCTTACCACTACCAAACTGCACCACAACTGGTCTAGTCATTACAATGAAGCCGCTGTACGAAAACTATGGCGCCAAGCGAGTAATCATGACATCAATGCAAGCAATCTCTGGAGCCGGACGCTCGCCAGGAGTATCCGCACTGGATGTAACTGACAACCTAATTCCGTACATTCCAAAAGAGGAAAACAAGGTCAGAGTAGAGACTGCAAAAATCTTGGGCAAGCTAAAGGATGGCAAGATAGAGCCAGCAAACATAAAGGTGAGCTGCACATGCACGCGAGTTCCAGTAATTGATGGCCATACAGAATCCGTCTTTGTTGAAACATCTATGCCAGCAAAGGCAGAAGATGTAAGACATTCCATCGAGGAATTTTCAAATCACATCAGCGTTACTGGATTACCTTCGGCACCAAAAGATTACCTAGTAGTACACCAGGACCCGACAAGACCACAGCCAAGAATCGACAGACATCTTAATGACGGTATGACCACATCTATGGGAAGACTGGAAGAAGACCAAATCTTTGACAATGGTTTGAAGTATGTGCTATTTTCTCACAACAAGAAAATGGGCTCTGCAAAAGGAGCAGTCTTGTTGGCAGAAATGCTGTACAAAAAAGGAAAAATCTAG
- a CDS encoding cobyric acid synthase — MIQGTSSGAGKTTLVTALCRIFSNRGYRVAPFKSQNMSNYSYKDGFEISQAQAIQAIAARAEISPHMNPILLKPLGDYISNVVIQGKPFKKMSAKTYYEKFALGRGIKTAMNSFSHLKSKYDLIILEGAGSPAEINLQKYDIANMKIAQKTHSPVILVSDIEKGGTFASIAGTMMLLSKQEQSLVRGFIINKFRGNKKLLEPGFRRLRQITSKSVLGVMPLVDLELPNEDSLDDKIHLFRKQNKQKLDTQIEKLAKITQQNIDIKSIERLIS; from the coding sequence ATGATTCAAGGAACGTCGTCCGGTGCAGGAAAAACCACGCTCGTGACAGCGCTGTGCAGGATTTTCTCAAATCGTGGATACCGCGTTGCACCATTCAAGTCACAAAACATGTCAAATTATTCCTACAAGGACGGCTTTGAGATATCTCAGGCGCAGGCGATTCAGGCAATTGCAGCCCGTGCCGAGATCTCCCCGCACATGAATCCAATTTTGCTAAAGCCACTTGGCGACTATATTAGTAATGTCGTAATTCAAGGAAAACCGTTCAAGAAAATGTCAGCCAAAACCTACTATGAGAAATTTGCACTAGGTCGTGGAATTAAAACAGCAATGAATTCGTTTTCACACCTAAAATCAAAATATGATCTGATAATCCTAGAGGGTGCCGGCTCACCTGCCGAGATAAATCTGCAAAAATATGATATTGCAAACATGAAGATAGCACAAAAGACGCATTCTCCAGTAATTCTTGTTTCCGACATTGAAAAGGGGGGAACATTTGCTAGCATTGCAGGCACAATGATGTTACTATCAAAGCAAGAACAAAGTCTGGTCAGGGGATTCATCATAAACAAGTTCAGAGGAAACAAAAAGCTACTGGAGCCTGGATTTAGGCGCCTAAGGCAAATAACATCTAAATCCGTTCTAGGTGTAATGCCTCTAGTTGACCTAGAGTTGCCAAACGAAGACTCACTTGACGACAAAATCCATTTGTTCAGAAAGCAAAACAAGCAGAAACTAGACACCCAAATTGAAAAGCTGGCAAAGATAACGCAGCAAAATATTGACATCAAATCAATAGAGAGGTTGATATCATGA
- a CDS encoding threonine-phosphate decarboxylase, translating into MKYAKNIQFHSTVHHGGPYSISVYDPRIIDFSSNVNPLGFPDIIKKAIDYAKIPTYPDHNSTKLKQTLSKYLGMPIANITIGNGATEIIYDFCRATSKSKVLIISPTFGEYEAAARLYGAKPEFFATLNLQSNLEQFIKKIPKNGLVFVCNPNNPTGELLQKKSIMQIIKVAKAKSSLVFLDECFIELTQTPNQSVIGLVKKYPNLFVLRSLTKSFGLAGLRVGYAIGNKDIISILNKIKVPWSVNELAHQAGIAALSDKTFLTKTRKLIKSESKFLINSISKIQGFSCSSSATNFLLIKTKQPASLVQKKLIRKNILVRDCGNFHGLDSHYIRIAVRTRKENQKLVSALEKIS; encoded by the coding sequence ATGAAGTATGCCAAAAACATCCAATTTCATAGCACAGTCCACCATGGCGGACCTTATTCAATTTCTGTGTATGATCCTAGGATCATAGATTTTAGCTCGAATGTAAACCCACTGGGATTTCCCGACATAATCAAAAAGGCAATCGACTATGCCAAAATTCCAACATATCCGGATCACAATTCTACAAAGCTAAAACAAACCCTCTCAAAATATCTGGGAATGCCAATTGCAAACATCACAATAGGAAACGGAGCAACCGAAATAATCTATGATTTTTGCAGGGCTACATCAAAATCCAAGGTTCTTATAATTTCCCCCACATTTGGAGAATATGAAGCGGCAGCTCGACTCTATGGGGCAAAACCGGAATTCTTTGCAACGCTCAATCTACAATCTAATCTGGAACAATTCATAAAAAAAATCCCGAAAAATGGATTAGTTTTTGTCTGCAATCCAAATAATCCTACAGGCGAGCTTTTACAAAAAAAGTCTATTATGCAAATAATCAAGGTAGCAAAAGCTAAATCTTCTCTTGTATTTTTAGATGAATGCTTCATCGAGCTGACCCAGACACCAAACCAGTCCGTCATTGGTTTGGTCAAAAAATATCCAAATCTCTTTGTCCTGCGCTCTCTGACAAAATCATTTGGCCTTGCAGGATTGCGCGTAGGATATGCGATAGGAAACAAAGACATCATCTCTATCCTAAACAAGATCAAGGTTCCTTGGAGTGTAAATGAGTTAGCACATCAGGCGGGAATTGCGGCATTATCTGATAAGACATTTCTTACAAAAACACGAAAGCTAATAAAATCAGAATCCAAGTTTCTCATAAACTCAATATCGAAAATCCAAGGTTTTTCATGTTCTAGTTCTGCGACTAACTTTCTTTTGATCAAAACAAAACAGCCAGCAAGTCTTGTGCAAAAAAAACTAATACGAAAAAATATCTTGGTGCGAGATTGCGGAAATTTCCACGGACTCGACTCGCATTATATCAGAATAGCAGTTAGGACTAGAAAAGAAAACCAAAAGCTGGTATCTGCACTGGAGAAAATATCATGA